The Capsicum annuum cultivar UCD-10X-F1 chromosome 3, UCD10Xv1.1, whole genome shotgun sequence genomic sequence GAGAAGCTAACAAATACTTTAAACTCAAAGTGGCCAATCTTACTACTCAATGACTAACACGGTATCACATATTTGCAATTACTGAAAATTACATTAAACAAAATTGGAAGCAAACAAAATAACTTGTTTTGGCCAGGATGAAGACATCGAATTCTGAAGTTCCATATGCCTACAAGACAATTCCTTCAATCCATCCTTTAACTTGGCTTCCTGATGGTTTTTCTCCTCCATAGTGTTGACCAACCGATccaaaaatcttgaatttaaacaaatACAGCAGTCAGCATGCAATTTCAACAAAAATAGTTTAGTCTGCAATACACGAACATCATACAATTACAATCTGAATAAAAGTGTACAGCAACATTTCATCATGATGACAAAGAAGTGAGCTGTGACACAACCAGAAGTCGAATGTCAATAATCTTCATCAATCTTCTTCAGTGAATAGATTACTAAACCTATAGAGTTTATGCATAAGTTTTAAGTTTTATCATTTCCCCAGGACAGAACTTTGCTCTTAAGCTTCTCTATCCATTCCTCTTAAAGATGGGAAATGAGATACAAGTACAGACGACACCTTAAAGCAAACTGCATCTACTCTTTTTCTCAGCTACAATATGATTGGTCGAACATCCCTTTACAAAGAAGTCGAACTACTTTGGAACCAAAAAAGAAGTAAAAGAGTggaattttccatttttttcgtAAGCCAAATCTTCATCACGACATCAAGTCAAGCAAAAGTATCTGCAGGTTGTCTATATGACTCATCACAAGTAACACCGCGTCAACATGGTGGAGTAAGCCTTGGGGAAGCAGAAATGATAGTTGGCATAAGTTAACATTTCCCTCTTGACAAAGAACAACACTCATCAAGGTTTGCACTTGGGTCAAAAAAGAGTCCATGTGGCAAGCACATTCAAGAACTTAGCATGTCAGAaagtttgaaaaagaaagaaaatttgttaACTTGCACAGGAAACAAAATTCATGGAATCCTTAACTAATCAGTACCTTTTGGATTTGAGGATCATGATCATATCCCTTGTTTTCATATTTGTAAGCAATGAAATTGCTGAGGAAATGTCAGATAGCATCGTCTGAATTATATCAGAAGAGTACTGCTGCAGAACAAGTGGAGCAACTGCCTGGACTTGATGTTGTAAAGATGTAGTATTTTCGTTCCTTAGCTCAATTAACCACTGATTCAAGAAGGCCTTCACCTGATGGTCAAGCAACAACAGAAGTTCAGATGTCAGAAACCATCAAACCCACTAGGCAAGACGACTCAACAGAAGACACTGAAAATCCAAATGACGGACAACCTAATGAAGCCGCCTTAGTAGTAGAGCCTATTCCCAGAGAAAAAAGTGATAAACTAGTGCCCAACAAAGAAAAAACGTGTAGAAGACATTAGTCATGAAAAAAGGGATAACACCATTGACAGACCTCAAATAAGTCATCAAGTATCTTATTCCTGTACTCCGTCTCCAGTAGAGGACTCCTGTCATGGATAGCTACTGAGTCTGCAGgtaaattattttgaagagaaTGCAATTCCATTATTTTGTGAACTGTCTTCTTTAAACACATCAACTTGAGGATTGTCAACACTAATATCCCAAGAGATTTCTGATGCAGAGACCTCAGGAGCTGGGAAACCTTCATCCTTAGAGGTTCAATGAGATTCTACATCATCATTACAAGGAGACAACATAATATCGCTAGCATTAACAATCTCATAGGGGCCCAAACCATTTCCGTTTCCTTCTGTTTCTTCCATAGTGCCAATGTCTGAATCAATTTGAGAGCTATGTAAAGTAATATCTCAGTCAATCCCATCAGCTGCAATGTCAGTTTCTACAGTTATTTGACTTATGCCATTATAGCCTGCCTGAGCTTTCATAACTTCCAGAACTTCAGGGCTAATGGAGACATCCATCGAGGGAGGCCTTTCACGAGCACTCCTCAGATTTGGTAACACAACTGCTACAGTTTTCTGTGACCAGAACAAATAACATAAGTAAACCATGCTACACCAAACATTGATATTGCACTAACAACGGACTCAACGAAGACACAAAGTTCATCGCCTACATTCTTTTCCGTATGAGCATCTTTGACAAAATCTGAGTAGAACTCAATAGCCCGTGGACAGAATCACCATTAAGTACTTCCAAGAATCTGCTAAATGTGCTTGGAAGAGATTTAGTGGCAGTTTCCAAAAGTTCCGACCTCGCATTTATTCCctgaataaaagagaaaaatcaaatatattataaatggaaagaaaaatgCTATAAGGAAAGAAAACCATTCAACGGTGATCGAGTTAAGCAAGCTAAAACCAGCAGGCCCAGCTCCTGACAAGCATCTACAAATTTAGATACTGAGAGAGCTGCATTTCTTTTTATATCAGCTTCTTTGCGCTCCAATTCAGCCAATTGCTAGTGTGTCTTCTGAATCTGCTTCTTATATGATAGGGGCGGCAAAACGATCATATTGCTATTAGACATCTTCATGGAAAATTACTACAGTCCAATCATAACTTAATTGTTTTGGCATAGAGTGATAAAGTTGGTTATTTTACATCTCATAATTAACATTTTGGACCATGACATGAGCAGCTTCACCAAGGAAAATGTATTCCTTCTCATAGGCACGCACAATTGCTTCCCAAACACCCTGTTGTCAAGAGTCAAAATGAAACCTTTATTTGAAACAACGCACATaaatattgagagagagagagttggtCTCACAGCATCACCTGAAAGCCGACCAAAAATATTACGGCTTTCAGGAGTTGACTTCAGAAAAGTCTCATATGTTTTTATGGGCCTAAACAATCCGAGTTTCGCAGTCGTACCAAACAGGTCAATTTTGTAAACTTAATAATATCATCACTCATTTGGGGTGTGTTTGCTacggaggaaaatattttctaaaaaaaaagttatttttttgtgtgtgtttgaTATGAAGgtggaattttttttaagtatttatatatatctaacaaaaaattaaaaaaaatataatttttttttgggggatGGGGGCGGGGGGAGGGGAGGTgggtaagaaaatatttttaggagggGGGACCAGGGAGAGGTTGGGAGTcgtgggataagaaaaaaatttgaaacttttttaaagaaaattttgcgCGTAGGGAGATACAAACTTACGAGTCGTGGGTGGGGGCtaggtaagaaaaaaaattggggcAAAGGGGTGGGTGATCTTCAAAGTGGTATGTGACACTGCAACTTGGTTTGCCTACTTTTATTATggaagtcatttttcttattttgaaggaGTTTGTTTCTAGAGAAAATATTTCTCAAAACTTTTAGGCCAAACATGATGAATGTAATTCCTAGGTCTTAGACTCTGAAATTTTTCAAGTGTTGACGACACTGTCCAGGAAACAACTCAAGTGACGAGTTGTTATCACTCGTCACGAGTCGTTAGATGAGGCTCTTCATCTCACCAGTGAAGTTTCCCAGGTATACTTTCGTGGTCACGACTAGATCCCCTCGGGTCGTAAGGTGAGGTCACGAGTCGTGGTGAGGGACTTGTGACCATAGCATGTGGTTGCCCTGAGTCGCTGCCCAGACCACGAGTCTAGGCAACTACTCATGACCAGTCACTGCAAGTCGTTACCTGACCCTTAACGATTGGCGACattttttctatatgttttcattaagggcattttgatcCTTTCCTGCCATCCAACTATTTTCCCACGACTAAAAACAACCCAAGGATCCTTTTTTCATCAATTACCAAATTATAAACATTATTTTCTCCTCTCAAACTTCTAAAGTCAAGAGACAACTAGGGTTTCAACGGATTAATCATCTAGGCTTCAATTGTTGATtgtctctccaaatttcttggtgttttagACATGACTGTCTTCCGTAACTTGATATTACATAAAGGCATGCATTTAATTATTATCTATGTGAAGTTAATtattgggttttgaaattgggttgagggatttgaatGGTTGTTACTTGGATTgctttcccatggttttgaacttgtcaTTCATGCTCTATCTTATGGGGTTTGAACTAAATAGGTGCATGGGTATGAAAATTGGACAAGGGAACATGAGTTCcccaaatttatgaattttggtaTGGAATtgacatgaacctcaacccactttatgaaattgattttgaaacatggatatatgcacAATTTAACTCACTCTTGGAACCTTCCATTTTATAACAGGTTAATGAAACATAAAAATGATTTTTGAGGGGCCTTGATGGTCATAGTTTGGTTTTGA encodes the following:
- the LOC107865344 gene encoding LOW QUALITY PROTEIN: CDK5RAP3-like protein (The sequence of the model RefSeq protein was modified relative to this genomic sequence to represent the inferred CDS: inserted 3 bases in 2 codons; substituted 3 bases at 3 genomic stop codons) is translated as MAESGLKKVGDCPSKVTSGANKIPIATSSDPVPKSATSSSGSSTGQNCLYALATCQDSEAFSSVVTGDAGVWEAIVRAYEKEYIFLGEAAHVMVQNVNYEIQGINARSELLETATKSLPSTFSRFLEVLNGDSVXRAIEFYSDFVKDAHTEKNKTVAVVLPNLRSARERPPSMDVSISPEVLEVMKAQAGYNGISQITVETDIAADGIDXDITLHSSQIDSDIGTMEETEGNGNGLGPYEIVNASDIMLSPCNDDVESHXTSKDEGFPAPEVSASEISWDISVDNPQVDVFKEDSSQNNXELHSLQNNLPADSVAIHDRSPLLETEYRNKILDDLFEVKAFLNQWLIELRNENTTSLQHQVQAVAPLVLQQYSSDIIQTMLSDISSAISLLTNMKTRDMIMILKSKRFLDRLVNTMEEKNHQEAKLKDGLKELSCRHMELQNSMSSSWPKQEAAVAKTRELKKVCESTLXSKVDGRPVNIIGEINRLLISN